From the Candidatus Peregrinibacteria bacterium genome, one window contains:
- a CDS encoding HAMP domain-containing histidine kinase, whose protein sequence is MLNWQIENNLHYQFQNIKLSEQDVKREIQTLYSDRSIKKIHLEDENGNLMYDVFFDDSPEIKIDAINGKIVNDKTVPENFIDQFTSDTRDTLWAIDTIILLLSSFLSYFLAGKTLASIAEKMRQQKQFISDASHELRNPLSAIKASADSLLRAKSISDEEAREVLHAINEESDRLITLTEDLLLLDQSQKDDAVQQVNAKEIVIAMLKTIEPLAKEKKIYFQTNLEKFELLAKQKDLEKVLFNLLHNAVKFSREDSKIIVKISKNGYFRVKDFGVGITPEDLPYIFDRFYKAENARSFSGESGSGLGLSIIKTLTDKYVWTLDVNSKEGKGTQVTVYF, encoded by the coding sequence ATGCTGAATTGGCAAATTGAAAATAATCTTCACTATCAATTTCAAAACATCAAACTTTCAGAGCAAGACGTAAAAAGGGAAATACAAACTCTATATTCAGATCGCTCTATTAAAAAAATACATCTTGAAGATGAAAATGGGAATTTAATGTATGACGTGTTTTTTGATGATTCCCCTGAAATAAAAATAGATGCCATCAATGGGAAAATTGTAAATGACAAAACCGTGCCAGAAAATTTTATTGATCAATTTACCTCTGACACACGAGATACTTTGTGGGCTATTGACACCATTATTTTACTCTTAAGTTCTTTTTTGAGTTATTTTTTAGCAGGAAAAACACTGGCATCAATTGCCGAAAAAATGAGGCAACAAAAGCAATTTATTTCCGATGCTTCTCATGAGCTCCGCAATCCTCTTTCGGCTATTAAGGCATCTGCCGATTCTTTGCTGAGAGCAAAAAGTATTTCAGACGAAGAAGCCCGCGAGGTTTTACACGCTATCAACGAAGAGTCAGATCGACTTATTACCTTAACCGAAGATCTTCTCTTGTTGGATCAAAGTCAAAAAGATGATGCGGTACAACAAGTCAACGCAAAAGAAATAGTAATAGCAATGCTCAAGACGATTGAACCACTCGCAAAGGAAAAAAAAATCTATTTTCAAACAAATCTAGAAAAATTTGAACTTCTTGCAAAACAGAAAGATTTAGAAAAGGTTCTTTTCAATCTCCTTCATAATGCTGTTAAGTTTTCACGAGAAGACTCAAAGATTATCGTCAAAATAAGTAAAAACGGATATTTTCGAGTAAAAGATTTTGGTGTAGGCATTACACCTGAAGATCTTCCCTATATTTTTGACCGATTTTACAAGGCTGAAAATGCCCGCTCTTTTTCGGGGGAAAGTGGCTCGGGACTAGGACTATCAATTATAAAAACACTAACCGATAAATATGTTTGGACACTTGATGTAAATAGCAAAGAAGGGAAAGGGACTCAGGTCACCGTTTATTTTTAG